DNA sequence from the Agrobacterium tumefaciens genome:
CTTCCTGAAGGTCGTGAAGGCGCCCTTGAAAATCCTGTTTCATGGCCGCGCTCCACCCCGGGTTTTGAGCGATCTTCCGGTCGCCGCATCAAAGATGTGGACGCGTGCGGTATCGATGGACAGCCGGTTGATGCCGTTAAGGGCGTGGTCGCCATAAAGCGTTTCGGCTTTGGCGATAAATGGCTGGCCATCGGCCTTTCCATGCAGCAACGCTTCAGCGCCCAGAGGCTCCACGAGGTCGATGCTGCAATTTAGAACGTCACGGCCGTCGCCAGCCTCCACCGACATGATTTCCGGCCGAAGGCCGAGCTTGACGGCCTGTCCTTGCGTCGCGTTCTGCGCGAAGGCATCGGGAATGTTGAAGCGCTGCCCGGAGCTGCCACCGAGGACAACGGTGACACGGCCGTCATGGCTTTCGATCGTCCCGTCCAGAAGGTTCATCGGCGGGGAGCCTATGAAGCTTGCGACAAATGTGTTCGCCGGTTCGAGGAAAACCTCCATCGGCGAGCCGACCTGTTCGATATGGCCGCCATTCATGATGACGATGCGGTCGGCAAGCGTCATCGCCTCCACCTGGTCGTGGGTGACATAGATGCTGGTAGCCTGCATCCGCTTGTGCAGCAGCTTGATCTCGGCGCGCATATGGGTGCGCAGCTTGGCGTCGAGATTGGAGAGAGGTTCGTCGAACAGGAAGATTTTCGGCCGGCGCACGATGGCGCGGCCCATGGCGACGCGCTGACGCTGGCCGCCGGAAAGATCTGCAGGCTTGCGGGCCAGATATTCGGTAAGTCCCAATATCTGTGCGGCTTCCGCAACGGCCTTGTCAACGACGGCGCGCTTCTCGCCCCTGACGCGCAGGCCGAATGCGATGTTCTCGGCCACGCTCAGATGGGGATAGAGCGCATAGTTCTGGAATACCATGGCGACATCGCGGTCTTTCGGGGCGACCTTGTTGACGATCCGGCCATCCATCGAAACGGTGCCGTCCGAGATGTCCTCCAATCCGGCGAGCATGCGCAGCGTGGTGGATTTTCCGCATCCCGAGGGACCAACGAGGACAACGAATTCCTGCGGCTGTATGGAAAGATTGATACCGTGGACGACTTCGAGAGCGCCGTAGCGCTTGACGACATCGTTGATTTGAACTGCAGACATGAAAGGCCCCTCCTCAAAAGCCTTGAATGTTCAGTCAGGCGTCTTCGACCCCCGTGAAGCGCGCTTCCTCGTGACGCGCGTGTTGACCTGTTCGATGAAGGTCCAGATCTTCGGGTTCTTGGAGAGTTCTGCGATCTTGGTTTCGAGTGATCCGAGATGGCGCTGGACGGCTTCGCGTGCGGCTTCGATATCGCCTGACTCGATGGCGCTCACGATCGCTTCGTGCTCCTCGATCACCTTTTCAGTGCGACGGACCGCAAAAACGCGCTTCAGATGGCGCATCCGGTCCATTTCGCCTTTTGCCTGATTGACCACGCTCCAGGCGCCGGGAAGGCGGGCTGCCGCGAAGATGGTGCGGTGAAATTCCTCGTCCAGCAGGAAGAAATCCGTGAATTCCTCGTCTTCGGCTGCGGTGCGCTGCTGGGAAATGCAGGTTTTCAGACGGGCGATGTCTTCCAGCGAGTGCCGCTTGGTCGCCTCGATGACGGCGCCCTCTTCCAGTTTGAACCGGATGAAGCAGGCTTCCATGTAACGCTGCACGTCGATCGGCGAGATATAGGTGCCGCCCTGCGGTACGACAGTCACGAAACCTTCTTCGGAAAGGCGAATGATCGCCTCGCGCACCGGCGTCTTGCTGACATGCAAGAGCGCTGCGATTTCCTTTTCCGACAATGCGCGCCCGGGAAGCAGCTTCACTTCGACAATCAGTTTGCGAAGCAGGGAATGGATCCGGTTCGTCATGTTTCCATCAGCCGGTAAGTCTCGCGGGGTGACGAGTTCGGACAGCGGCAACGATGGAAATTCAAGAGCGTTAGACATATCAATAACCAAACTGAGATATCAGATTATGTAGTGACATATCTATTGTGTTTTTGAGAGTCAAGCGCGAATGATCGGTTGGGAAGCGCCACACCGAAAAACCGGAGCGATCTTTTGATCGCTCCGGTGCAAGGGTTTTGATTTTGAAGGAAGTTTCAGCGGCGGCTAAAAGCGCCTTGTGGGCATGATAATGCCAGCTATTTTGCCGCCATTACCATGTTCACCGGGTGCTCAACGGTATTATTCGGCGGGCTGTGCCGCGCATGCCTGCTCGGAAGCTCTCTGCTCTCCGGAGAGGCTGCGCTGACCGAGGCCAATGATGGCGACTGTCGAAAGGCTGGCAGCAACGGACATCCAGAAGCCGTTGGTGGGGCCAAAATTATCGATGACCCAGCCGGAGATGAAGGCGCCGAGCGCCATGCCGATACCGATGCCGGTCATCACCCAGGTCACGCCTTCCGTCAGCATAGATTCCGGCACGCGGCGCTCGATCAGGCCGAATGCGGTGATGAAGATGGGCGAGATTGCAACGCCGCTGAGGAAAACGGCAAAGGCGAGCAGGGCAACGGTTGTCGTGGCAAAGAGGAGCGGCAGGGCGGTAAGCGCAAGGACGCTGACGGCAATCAGCAACTGGCGATGTAACGGCATTTTCGGGTTGATCGCGCCGAGCAGCAGGCCGACAACGAAGGAGCCGATGGCATAGACACCAATGACGAGGCTCGCGGCCTCCGGCTGGCCGAGTTGCTTGGTGATGGCCACAGCGCTTACCTCGGCCGTGGCGAAGGTTGAACCCACGAAGATCAGGGCGAGTGTGATGATCTGGACCGGCCGTAGCCGTATCGCTGATTGCTGCCGTGTCCCGCTTTCAACCGGGCGCACCTTGGGTTCTGTCGACCCCTGCAGCAGGAAGGCAAAGGTGCCGAGCGCCAGCGAGGCCGTGCTGATCATCATGCCCGCTTCCGGAAAGAGCGAGACCGCAAGCCCGACGGAAAGCGAGGCGCCGGAAATATAAACCAGCTCATCCGCGGCGGACTCAAAGGCAAAAGCCGTATTCAGCTCTGGCCGGTCGC
Encoded proteins:
- a CDS encoding ABC transporter ATP-binding protein yields the protein MSAVQINDVVKRYGALEVVHGINLSIQPQEFVVLVGPSGCGKSTTLRMLAGLEDISDGTVSMDGRIVNKVAPKDRDVAMVFQNYALYPHLSVAENIAFGLRVRGEKRAVVDKAVAEAAQILGLTEYLARKPADLSGGQRQRVAMGRAIVRRPKIFLFDEPLSNLDAKLRTHMRAEIKLLHKRMQATSIYVTHDQVEAMTLADRIVIMNGGHIEQVGSPMEVFLEPANTFVASFIGSPPMNLLDGTIESHDGRVTVVLGGSSGQRFNIPDAFAQNATQGQAVKLGLRPEIMSVEAGDGRDVLNCSIDLVEPLGAEALLHGKADGQPFIAKAETLYGDHALNGINRLSIDTARVHIFDAATGRSLKTRGGARP
- a CDS encoding GntR family transcriptional regulator codes for the protein MTNRIHSLLRKLIVEVKLLPGRALSEKEIAALLHVSKTPVREAIIRLSEEGFVTVVPQGGTYISPIDVQRYMEACFIRFKLEEGAVIEATKRHSLEDIARLKTCISQQRTAAEDEEFTDFFLLDEEFHRTIFAAARLPGAWSVVNQAKGEMDRMRHLKRVFAVRRTEKVIEEHEAIVSAIESGDIEAAREAVQRHLGSLETKIAELSKNPKIWTFIEQVNTRVTRKRASRGSKTPD
- a CDS encoding MFS transporter; this translates as MSNPYREIFRAPGAKGFSAAGFFARLPIAMAPIGIVAMLSQTHGEYWLAGAVSATFALTNAAAAPQISRLVDRKGQSKVLIPATIISVIAFVVLILATNQKWPVWTLFLSAFLAAAMPSIPAMMRARWTEIFRDRPELNTAFAFESAADELVYISGASLSVGLAVSLFPEAGMMISTASLALGTFAFLLQGSTEPKVRPVESGTRQQSAIRLRPVQIITLALIFVGSTFATAEVSAVAITKQLGQPEAASLVIGVYAIGSFVVGLLLGAINPKMPLHRQLLIAVSVLALTALPLLFATTTVALLAFAVFLSGVAISPIFITAFGLIERRVPESMLTEGVTWVMTGIGIGMALGAFISGWVIDNFGPTNGFWMSVAASLSTVAIIGLGQRSLSGEQRASEQACAAQPAE